A window from Herbaspirillum sp. meg3 encodes these proteins:
- a CDS encoding antibiotic biosynthesis monooxygenase, translating into MNNDQKPDMVTIVIQHDIRTGSQSDYEQWLKRILPIAAEAPGHRGVTVIKPPAGTSRYTVTIRFETLEHAEQWLASPARRDLIKEAAPLMEQQEKVDTITGLEFWFTPPAGQPQKRAKPWKQFLLTLSVIYPLTLVLPWLLAPVFDTVPVLHEQLISKLIAAAIIVGLMTYVIMPRYTRLAQKWLFN; encoded by the coding sequence ATGAATAACGACCAGAAACCCGACATGGTGACCATCGTCATCCAGCATGATATCCGCACCGGCTCCCAGTCCGACTACGAGCAATGGCTTAAACGCATTCTGCCCATCGCCGCAGAGGCGCCCGGCCATCGTGGCGTCACCGTGATCAAACCGCCGGCAGGCACAAGCCGCTATACAGTCACCATCCGGTTTGAAACACTGGAACACGCGGAGCAATGGCTGGCATCGCCCGCCAGGCGTGATTTGATTAAGGAAGCCGCGCCGTTGATGGAGCAGCAAGAAAAGGTCGATACCATCACTGGGCTGGAGTTCTGGTTCACCCCACCGGCAGGTCAGCCGCAAAAGCGTGCGAAGCCGTGGAAACAGTTTCTGCTGACCTTGTCGGTGATTTATCCGCTGACGCTGGTCTTGCCGTGGCTGCTCGCACCGGTATTCGACACCGTGCCGGTCTTGCATGAGCAGTTGATCAGCAAGCTGATCGCTGCGGCAATCATTGTCGGTTTGATGACCTATGTGATCATGCCGCGCTATACGCGACTGGCGCAGAAATGGTTGTTCAATTGA
- a CDS encoding methyl-accepting chemotaxis protein, producing MLPLLWLLFLCGLGLSTLHDTWHWALLIGLPTAVVPSLFIWRAPYAFATRALVAAGLMIFAALFIHQAAGMTELHFGIFVLLAFLLCYRDWKVILVAATVIAIHHLSFSYLQEWGYGVICFTKPGVGEVVLHALFVVIESAVLAYLAQLLYRDAVQAGELSTRVASMAGAGDGTIVLRLEAEAPMSNAGKALQLMMTELRDAMIDVRDGTSTIAAASAKIATNNNALAERTAQQSSSLTETASSMAEITSAVKNSASHADHADALAKTAAEVAERGGAEVGKVVATMAAINESSQRIVDIISVIDGIAFQTNILALNAAVEAARAGEQGRGFAVVAGEVRSLAQRAAVAAKEIKQLINASAQEVDTGGILVTQAGKTMEDVVASIRSVTATMAEIRATAREQSSAIEHVNHAVLEMDAVTQQNTSMVEEAAAISATLSEQVRRLVSVVGIFRLTP from the coding sequence ATGCTGCCGCTGCTTTGGCTACTTTTTCTCTGTGGGCTCGGCCTATCGACGCTGCACGACACCTGGCACTGGGCGCTGCTGATCGGACTTCCTACAGCCGTCGTGCCGTCACTGTTCATTTGGCGCGCCCCGTATGCGTTTGCCACTCGTGCGCTGGTCGCGGCAGGATTGATGATCTTCGCAGCGCTGTTCATTCATCAGGCAGCCGGGATGACTGAACTGCACTTCGGGATCTTCGTCCTGCTGGCGTTTCTGCTTTGCTATCGAGACTGGAAAGTCATTCTCGTCGCCGCGACCGTCATCGCCATTCATCATCTCAGCTTCAGCTATCTGCAAGAATGGGGATATGGCGTGATTTGCTTCACGAAACCGGGCGTTGGCGAAGTTGTACTGCACGCGCTATTCGTGGTGATTGAATCTGCCGTGCTCGCCTATCTGGCACAACTACTCTATCGCGACGCGGTACAGGCGGGGGAACTCAGCACCAGAGTCGCATCCATGGCAGGCGCCGGCGATGGAACCATCGTCTTGCGCCTGGAGGCCGAGGCACCGATGAGCAATGCGGGAAAGGCATTGCAATTGATGATGACAGAGCTGCGCGACGCCATGATCGATGTTCGCGACGGGACCAGCACGATTGCCGCTGCCTCAGCCAAGATTGCGACCAACAATAACGCGTTGGCCGAACGGACGGCGCAGCAAAGCAGCTCTCTTACCGAGACCGCGAGCTCAATGGCTGAGATCACCTCGGCCGTAAAGAATAGCGCGTCTCATGCCGACCATGCCGATGCGCTCGCAAAAACCGCTGCGGAAGTTGCCGAACGCGGCGGCGCCGAAGTAGGAAAAGTCGTTGCCACCATGGCAGCCATTAACGAGTCGTCACAAAGAATTGTCGATATCATTTCTGTCATCGACGGCATTGCCTTTCAGACCAATATTCTCGCCCTCAATGCTGCGGTGGAAGCCGCCCGCGCAGGAGAGCAAGGACGAGGATTCGCCGTCGTGGCCGGTGAAGTACGCAGCCTTGCTCAGCGTGCCGCCGTTGCGGCAAAAGAGATCAAGCAACTGATCAACGCATCCGCACAGGAAGTCGACACCGGTGGCATCCTGGTTACGCAAGCCGGAAAAACCATGGAAGATGTCGTCGCCAGCATTCGCAGTGTGACGGCGACGATGGCGGAAATCCGTGCCACCGCACGCGAACAAAGTTCAGCTATTGAGCATGTCAATCACGCTGTGCTGGAAATGGACGCCGTGACGCAGCAGAACACGAGTATGGTTGAAGAGGCTGCTGCGATCTCTGCAACACTGAGCGAGCAGGTTCGACGCCTGGTCAGTGTTGTCGGCATATTCAGACTCACGCCTTAG
- a CDS encoding thiol-disulfide oxidoreductase DCC family protein, which produces MEDRITGQGCKPTEVMFDGACPLCRSEIALYRRLQAKAEIHWIDVSSDDFQPPAGMTKEQLLRRFHLISPDGEILSGAEAFVFVWDRLPGWRRLSPLCRLPGMMFLLERLYRCFLIVRPALQKVVRFFAAKRVRPSSAAD; this is translated from the coding sequence ATGGAAGATCGCATAACTGGTCAGGGCTGCAAACCGACGGAAGTCATGTTTGATGGTGCATGCCCTCTTTGCCGAAGCGAGATTGCGCTCTACAGGCGGTTGCAGGCGAAGGCAGAAATTCATTGGATAGATGTCTCCTCCGATGATTTTCAACCGCCGGCCGGCATGACGAAAGAACAACTGCTGCGGCGCTTTCATTTGATCAGTCCTGATGGAGAGATCCTCAGTGGCGCCGAAGCGTTTGTCTTTGTCTGGGATCGCCTGCCTGGCTGGCGCCGGCTCAGTCCTTTATGTCGCTTGCCTGGAATGATGTTCCTGCTGGAGCGGCTTTATCGCTGCTTCCTGATCGTACGGCCTGCGCTGCAAAAAGTTGTCAGGTTTTTTGCGGCAAAGCGCGTACGCCCTTCATCTGCGGCAGATTAA